Proteins encoded together in one Euryarchaeota archaeon window:
- a CDS encoding DsbA family protein, whose translation MTHHDHEHRIQVYHATAPTCWWSWGYEALMNRLKLVYGNQIDVKTMTLAVYNDLAEYKKHYELNSMKDMTEWAKEAIDIMGVPIPTDYDGLVMPETVFPATMAAMAAYKQGDSKGARFVREILRRTVVEGDWPRDDAYFTEAAKAAGLDVSKFEKAYADEEACQAAFEKQGEAFDVHIGFYNIAITDGHGTVVTIDHAFDPEQVEGAIDWLSGGKLKKATPTDVIGYVRHHGAAPLIELSRVFGVPQEKMEKELESFEKAGKLKRTTLAGAPHWIAK comes from the coding sequence ATGACGCATCACGACCACGAACACCGGATCCAGGTCTATCACGCGACCGCGCCCACCTGCTGGTGGTCATGGGGCTACGAGGCCCTGATGAACCGTCTGAAGCTTGTCTATGGCAATCAGATCGACGTGAAGACGATGACGCTCGCCGTCTACAACGACCTGGCGGAGTACAAGAAGCACTACGAGCTCAACTCGATGAAGGACATGACGGAGTGGGCGAAGGAGGCGATCGACATCATGGGCGTCCCGATCCCGACGGACTATGATGGCCTCGTCATGCCGGAGACCGTCTTTCCCGCGACGATGGCCGCCATGGCCGCGTACAAGCAAGGCGACTCGAAGGGCGCTCGATTCGTGCGCGAAATCCTTCGCCGCACGGTCGTAGAGGGCGATTGGCCGCGAGACGATGCGTATTTCACGGAAGCTGCGAAGGCGGCCGGCCTTGACGTTTCCAAGTTCGAGAAGGCGTACGCGGATGAGGAGGCCTGCCAGGCGGCGTTCGAGAAGCAGGGGGAGGCGTTCGACGTCCACATCGGGTTCTACAACATCGCGATCACCGACGGCCACGGCACGGTCGTGACCATCGACCACGCATTCGACCCGGAGCAAGTGGAAGGCGCGATCGACTGGCTTTCCGGCGGCAAACTCAAGAAGGCGACACCGACGGATGTCATCGGTTACGTGAGACACCACGGCGCGGCGCCGCTCATCGAGTTGTCGCGCGTCTTCGGCGTGCCGCAGGAGAAGATGGAAAAGGAGCTCGAATCGTTCGAGAAAGCGGGGAAGCTCAAGCGGACGACCTTGGCGGGCGCTCCGCACTGGATCGCGAAGTAG
- a CDS encoding SRPBCC domain-containing protein, giving the protein MARTIIQSVKFATTPDDLFDTYLDPKRHSAATGGGAMISMKLGAPFTAWDGFIEGVNLAVVAKRLIVQSWRGSDWREDDADSLLVLSFSKDMNGAVLDLVHANVPDDQYEALDAGWHEHYWKPWREYIAENISCLPKRRLKK; this is encoded by the coding sequence ATGGCGAGGACCATCATCCAGAGCGTGAAGTTCGCGACGACGCCCGACGACTTGTTCGACACTTACCTCGATCCGAAAAGACACTCCGCGGCGACGGGCGGTGGAGCGATGATCTCGATGAAGCTTGGCGCCCCGTTCACGGCTTGGGACGGCTTCATCGAAGGCGTTAACCTGGCAGTCGTCGCCAAGCGGCTCATCGTGCAGTCATGGCGCGGCTCCGACTGGCGAGAGGATGACGCCGATTCCTTGTTGGTGCTATCGTTCTCGAAGGACATGAACGGCGCCGTCTTGGATCTCGTGCACGCGAACGTCCCGGACGACCAGTATGAAGCACTTGATGCGGGTTGGCACGAGCACTACTGGAAACCTTGGAGAGAATACATCGCCGAGAACATTTCGTGCCTACCGAAGAGACGGCTAAAGAAGTGA
- a CDS encoding rhomboid family intramembrane serine protease, producing the protein MVSGSCHLCGREEYLPFECRFCNRAFCVNHRLPESHQCAALSQYRESARSSGQFFQPEWRSPVARGPSVASRVRTFTRGSMNKKLLLTLVVVYLAEWAVLFYSGDPRVVLALFGLNVGTVQSAPWTLLTSIVSHDPYNPFHLLFNSLFLYFFGPYLEREIGPARFLGFFIVCGLVAGVAQSLLFPGTVLGASGALMGVLGAVTILYPNLTVIFIIFPMPLYAMTAIFAVLDIFGLGDGTKIAHLAHLAGLAAGVAYGYDLKARLVRRRSGVEILHRRH; encoded by the coding sequence ATGGTCTCGGGAAGCTGCCATCTGTGCGGCCGTGAGGAGTATCTGCCCTTCGAATGCAGGTTCTGCAACCGCGCGTTCTGCGTCAACCACCGATTGCCGGAGAGCCACCAATGCGCGGCCCTCTCGCAATATCGGGAGAGCGCGAGGTCTTCGGGACAGTTCTTCCAACCCGAGTGGCGCTCACCCGTCGCGCGCGGGCCGTCGGTCGCGTCGCGCGTACGGACCTTCACGCGCGGTTCGATGAACAAGAAACTGCTTTTGACACTCGTGGTCGTGTACCTGGCCGAGTGGGCGGTCCTCTTTTACTCGGGGGACCCGCGCGTGGTCCTGGCACTTTTCGGCCTCAACGTCGGGACGGTCCAAAGCGCCCCGTGGACCCTTCTCACGTCGATCGTCTCCCACGACCCGTACAACCCCTTCCATCTCCTCTTCAACTCGCTCTTCCTCTACTTCTTCGGCCCCTACCTGGAGCGGGAGATAGGGCCGGCGCGGTTCCTCGGGTTCTTCATCGTGTGCGGCCTCGTGGCCGGCGTCGCGCAGTCTCTCCTGTTCCCGGGAACCGTGCTCGGCGCCAGCGGCGCTTTGATGGGCGTGCTCGGTGCCGTGACCATCCTCTACCCGAACCTAACCGTCATCTTCATCATATTCCCGATGCCGCTTTACGCGATGACGGCGATTTTCGCGGTCCTCGACATCTTCGGGCTAGGCGACGGGACCAAGATCGCCCACCTCGCGCATCTTGCGGGGCTCGCGGCCGGGGTCGCCTACGGCTACGACCTCAAAGCGAGACTCGTGCGCCGGCGAAGTGGGGTGGAGATCCTCCATCGCCGTCACTGA